DNA from Pontibacter deserti:
GGACGCTCCGCTACCACCGTGGGTATCTATCTGCGTCCGCTCCGTGCGTTGTTCAACGAAGCCATTGCTTCCGGCGATGTGTCACAAGAGCAATATCCTTTTGGGAAACGAAAGTACCAGATCCCTGCCGGGGTGAATGTGAAGAAAGCGCTTGGGCTAGGGGACATACAGAAGATCTTTGATTATGTTCCTGTAACGGAGAGTGAGGCAAGGGGAAGGGACATGTGGATGTTCTCTTACTTGTGCAGCGGGATGAACGTAAAGGATATGGCAAGGCTCAAATATAGTCAGCTGACTGATGGCTCCATTACTTTCATCCGCTCTAAAACAACGCGTTCCACCCGGCATAGGCAAAAGTCTATCACAGTGCCGCTGATGCCGGACGCGGTAGAAATCATTGCCAGATGGGGGAAAAAGCCGGTTGTCCCTGAGTCTTATATCTTTCCTGTCCTTACCGCAGGCTTATCCCCAGAGGAGGAATTGGCCAAAGTGAAGCAGGCGACCAAGACCATCAACAAATACATCAAGCGGATAGCTGCCGCGCTAGGAATTGAAAAGGATGTTACCACCTACACGGCCAGGCATTCCTTCTCTACGGTGCTGAAACGTTCAGGTGTGTCTACCGCGTTTATCTCCGAGGCGCTGGGGCACTCCAGCGAAAAGACCACCCAGCATTATCTCGACAGCTTTGAAGATGAAACAAAGCGTCAGCACCTGACAAATCTGACTGCTTTTAAGAAGTGACCAGCAGGATCATATCCTCCCGGAGTAGCGGTTCTGCGGTTGACTTCTCCAGAGCAGAAGTTGCCATATAGCTTGCTGTTGAAGCATTTGCGGTTTGATTCATGTATTTAGTTGTAATCACCAAGTTACGGATAGAGGTGGCTGGTGCTAGACTGGTATGCTTACGGTTTAAAAATTGATTTATTATATTTGCAGCACATTCGGGCAAATACTAATAAACCGCTACGTGTTTGCCGCCAAACCTTCAATAAGTAACGAGCAGGTAAAAAGCAGAAAGGATTTTGCCTTTAATACTAATGCTTAATTTCAATGAAGTGCTCGAAAAGCTCAACCGTCTTGAGCAGATGCTTGCCACTCAAACCGCCCAGACTAAACCTGTACTGAATTTCAAAGATGCCTGTGAATACATGGGCGTCAGCAGCAGCTTTCTTTACAAGCTGACAGGCTCAAGGGCCATCCCGCACTTCTGTCCCAACGGCAAGATGCTGTTTTTCAAAAGAGAAGATCTGGATGCCTGGATGCTGCGCAATCCGCAGAGCATAAGAAAAACTTGAAGTGCGTTATGGTCTGGACTTCCGCAGAAACAAGGGTTTGAAAAATATTTCCAAATCCCGGAAACGATTACGCAGGAAACTTCCTTATTGTCCGTGTAGCGATACTTGTTTCGATGTACAGGCAAAATATCCACTGCTAACTGGATTTGCCGCCCACCTAAAAAGTAAAAGCAGAGAGTACCTTTTTTTAGAATTTTCATCAAATTAAAATGAAAATCAACAACAACCTCAAAGGAAAGCAACAAACTATCAAGCTATCCCTTTATGACAAAAATTTTAAGAATACATGCCTGATCCCGGGCGGGCGCACAGCATCAAAAACGGGAAACATTATTGAGAACGAATCTCTGATCAGATTCAGCCAGAAAGGAGGTATCAGCCATGTCTAGGTCCTTCTTTAAAAAGCTTAACCAGGAAGCACAGTTGAACAAGCTGCCTTTTATTCCATCGGAACTTTACAGCCAGCTTCCTTCCCTTCTTCAACAAGGAATCGGAAGGTTTGAGGCGGAGAGAGAAAAAGATGTATACTTTATAGGTGCACTCACTGTGCTGAGCGGATGTCTTCAGGGAGTGCATGGTATATATGATCAGAAAAAGGTATTCCCGAACCTGTATAGCTTCATATCGGCACCGGCAGCCAGCGGGAAAGGGGTAATGGCTTATGCCAAAATATTGGGAAAGGCTTGGGCGAAACACCTGAATAGCGGGTCTGACAAAGACGGAAAACAAAAGCATTTCTTCCTGCCTGCAAACTCCAGCTCTGCCGCTATCGTGGACAATCTGAACCACACAGGCGGAATAGGTGTGATTTTCGAAACTGAAGCTGATACTTTGGCGAATTCCTTCAAGAACGACTGGGGGAACTTTAGTGATGCGCTCAGGAACGGGTTTCATCATGAGCCCATCACTTCCTGTCGCAAAGGAGAGAGCGGGTTTGTGGCCATCGATACTCCGCGCATTTCTGTCGGGATTTCAGGCACACCTGGACAGCTGCTTTCCATCTTTCCATCTGCGGAGAACGGACTCTATAGCAGATTTACGAATTATACATTTCCTTATACACCGGAATGGCGCGATGTGTCACCAAAGGAAGGTGGGGTCAGCCATACAGATTTCTTTAATGAGCAATCCGAGAAAGTGCTGGAAATGGTGTTGTTTTCGATTGCTAACCCCAGTGAATTTACTTTAAGTAAAGCGCAATGGAAGACGTTTAATGACTATTTCAGAAGGCAGCAGGCGGACACCTTCAGAAGGTTAGGGCTTGGAGCGGTGTGCATCACAAGACGGCTTGCGCTGATGATCTACAGGATTGCCATGATCATCTCGGCGGTACGCAGGTTTGAAAGCAAGAGTACAGACGCTCCTCTTGCCTGCAACGAGCAGGACTTTAATATAGCCATGTCTTTGGCCGGTATTCTGCACAGGCACTCCGAATACATTTATTCCCTGCTACCGAATACAGAATATACTTCAGAAGATGTTGCCATGCGTAACTTCTACGATGGCCTGCCACCGGAATTCTCAAGGGCGGAAGCCATAGAGGTGGCCAAGGGGTTAAAGCTTAGTACTAGGTGCGGTGACGGCTATCTGAAAGTACTTACGGAAGAAGGTATCTTTGAAAAGGAAAAACAAGGGAATTATAGAAAGATAGAACTAATTACCGCCTGATCCCCGGCAAACTATGCAAAGCTGCAAAACGGCATGGGAGAAACCTGTTGCAGTTTCGTACGTTTTGCAGGGCTAGCTGAATAAAAACTACAGGGCAGGAGTATGGTCTCACATACTCTTGCCCTTTTATTTTCTGCCTTATACCCTTTAACAGGGTTATCAAAGCACCTTCTGATTTAAATATCTTTCCGAGACTAACAGGGCACAAGCTGTCTTTCAGCTTTTGCAGCTTTGCATGTTTTGCAAGGTGCCGTTCAATCATACCCTAACCCGGGCTCCATACCATGTCGTATTTCCAGTAGTATGCCTTGCCCTCTTTGTCAAAGAACCACAAGTACGTATGAGTGGTTGTCATTCTGCCACCCCGTACTACGGCACTCTTCACGTCTTCAAACTTCACAATTTCCCCTCCTTCTCCGTCAGGAACAACAGCAGCCGGCATGCCCCATGTCATGAGCAGGTCTTTTTTGGTAAAACCCAAGAACTGGTTCATCATCAGATCCATCTCATCCTGCCCTCCTTGCCTGGAGTTTTTAGATTTGTTTTCATACTGCTGGGCAAAGGCGGAGCAGGACAACAGCATGAACAGGGCTGTCAGGTATAGGTAGCGCTTTGTCATAATGTTATTTATTGAATGTTTCACCGCGTATAAGCGTTTGATTGTTTTATCCTGCTTGGCTTAAGTTGTCGCCTATAATCCTATTGTTACGATAACAGTATAGAGCTCGCTTTTACCTGCGGGATCGTTCTTTATATCCTTCGATGTCCGCATATTGGCTCCAATTGACATATTTGTTCATTATAGGATAGGGTCATGAATTATTACAAGGAATTTGTCTTTTTCAATTTCCAGCGTCATTTTAGTTTTCATGTCTTTCGTAATCCAGACATTATCACCCTGATGGTAGTCCTCCTCATTTAATTTGATGATCATTGCCGAAAGGTTTTCTTTAGGCATAATCCGGATAAAGCGAACGCATACGTCCTCAGCCATTATAAAATAGAGAAGGAAGAAAGGATCTTCAATGTGTCTGTACCCCAGCCTTACACTGTTGTTGCCCGTAACCTCTTCATTTCTGAACTCCCATTTATCCCCATAATAGTTTGCCATGTTTGACCTTATTTCCCTGCTGGAGGATCCGATCATGTTCTGGGCTGTGACATCAGAAAGTATAAAGCAGCAAAAGAAAAGGAGTAAAATAAGTTTTTTCATCATTGTCAGGTTTTAGATACAGAAATAGATTATAAGACCTCTTGACTTGGGAGTTGCAGGAGCCAGACCATTAATTTAAAGCTGGAGCCAAGCAAATCAGATGGTTATCATGACCTATATAGGACAAGTGTTTAAAACTACATATATAATTTTATATGTACAATTTATGGTGTATAAGCATATGGTGTAACACTAGGAGTGTATAAGTCTCAACTTTCGCATATGAAAAGCGAAGAAGAGCTGCTAAAGGCAATCGGGGACAGGCTAAAGGAAGTCAGGGTGCAGAAGGGGTATACTAGCTACGAGGACTTTGCTTTGGAACATGGTTTGGGCAGGATGCAGTACTGGCGTATGGAAAAAGGCGTGAACCTTACCATGAAGTCCCTGATCCGGGTGCTGACTATACACGAAATGTCGTTACAGGAGTTTTTTTCAAAAGGATTCTGATCAGCAGAACCAATTTTTAGCTGCATGAGGCAGCATTAGTTGACTTTCTAACTAAGAATTAAGCTGTGAAGGGTTGAACAGCTACTCAATTCCAAAAAATGTGTCCTGTGGAGGGTAAATGGTCAGGCGAATCAGGTTGGTATCAACTACCTCAGCAGATGTTCTGGAGAACCTGATCTTAGCTTTTTCGAGCACTTCAGCAGCTATATACTGCTTTTTATTCACAAAGGTATAGCCAGCTTCCCTAGCATCAGGATTTATGCCTTTAAATTCAATGTCAATGACTACATGGCTCCCATCACTGACTTCCAGCCCGGCGAACTTCAGGTTCTCCATCCTGTTGACAATTTTAATAATCTTTTCAGGGTTAATGTAATAAGTTTGCTCCATTTTCAAAGGGTATGATTTTTCCTTAATCATTTTCAGCCATCTGGCCAGTTCTTTAATCCGGTCAGTCAGCAAATCATTGTATCTGCTTTCTTTCCTTCAGCCAGTCGAAAATGAGCTGATCCACGGGAGAAACAAGGCTCCTATCCCTGTAGGTCAGCCAGATTACTTCTTCTATTTCTCCTGAAGGACTGATCGTTCCCTTGTAACTACTTTTATAACATGTCATCTTTACCTGAATGCCTTCTGCATGGCTGTCTGCCTGTGCCTGAAACACACCTGCAAATCTTACAGTATCTTCGATCAGCTCTATGTTCAGTTCTTCCTTGATCTCTCTTGCAAGCGCCTCCATATCGCTCTCTCCGGATTCACGCTTTCCTCCAGGTATATAATACTTTGTCCTACCTCTGCTTCTGGTACTGAGTATCTTTTCATCCTTTATCTCCAGCCAGGCCAGCTTATCTATAACCTTCATTTCTTATTGTTATAACAGCACTCAGAGTCTGCGTAAGCTCGCTGAAGCTTAGTAAAACCTTTCTATCTGGTTCTTGTAACAGTGTGATTCCCATAGGTAACATCAAACTGCTCCCCGACTTCCAAGACTGCTATTGCTTCAATCTCTTCAGGGTCGTAACCATTATCATCTGAAAAGAAATCTTCAGATACTTCTTCGGTTTTAGGCTCGTAGGAGTTCATGGCATGCTCGTCCCACGCACCCCATTTGCATAAAAATATTTTACTCATACTTATGATCTGGTTAAAAATGAATATGGAATCCGGTAAACGGTATTACTTTATTGATTACTATTATATAAGTTGTAAGTAACATCTTTAAAAGTTGTCGTCAAAATACTCTTCCCCATTGATAAAGAACCTGAGCTGCTGGCCTCTGACAGTCATTTTAAAAGTAGCACAGGCCATAACATAGGCACTTCTTACAGAAGTGGTTTCTATCGTCAGCTTCTCATATTCAAATGGAGAAATCTCGCCGGTCAGAGGATTGGAGCCTGGTTCCCTGATAATCTCAACTTTGTATTCGTTGATCATCGTTCTTCGTTAAAGACACTAAATTAGTCAATTTAGATTCAGAACCTATGGCAGATGTACATTCTAAGGCTACAAGAAGCTATAACATGTCCAGGATCAAAGGCAAGGATACTAAACCGGAAATGGTAGTGCGGAAGTTTCTCCATGCAAAAGGATTACGGTACAGGCTTCATGATAAAAAGCTTCCTGGTAAACCGGATGTTGTTCTGCCCAAATATAAAACCATAGTCAACATACATGGCTGCTTCTGGCACGGGCATGAAGGCTGCAGATACTATGTTATTCCCAAAACCCGTACGGAATGGTGGCAGCATAAAATTAACAGGAACAGGGAACTGGATCAGCAAAATCTTTCCAAATTAATCCAGGAAGGATGGAAAGTTTTAACGATATTTGAATGTGAGTTAAAGCCGAAAGTTAGGGCTGGTACTTTGGATCGTCTATTAGAACAAATCAGGTTTGAAAATTCCGGTAATTGATATTTTCGCAGGTCCAGGCGGGCTTGGTGAAGGGTTTAGTGCGTTATTAAATGCTGAAGGTACAAGGGCATTCGACATAGCCTTGTCAGTGGAGAAGGAAGAAGCTGCACATCAGACATTAACCTTAAGAAGTTTCTTCAGGCAGTTTGAGCCTGGTACTGTCCCTGAAGATTATTATAGTTTCGTTAAAGGTGAAATCACTATACAGGAGCTCTACAGGAGATGGCCGCAGCAGGCTTCCCTGGCAAAAGAGGAGGCATGGCTGGCTACACTTGGGGATGGCGAAGATGCTGTGCCTTTTGAAGAAGTAGACTCCAGAATCAAAAACGCGTTAAAAGGGCATAAAAACTGGCTTCTGATTGGGGGGCCTCCGTGTCAGGCCTACTCCATTGTGGGGCGTTCCAGAAGAAAAGACAGCATACTGGATGAAGAGAAGGATGTCCGGGTAGGGCTTTACCGGCAGTACCTGAGGATTCTGGCTGTACATAACCCTGCTGTTTTTGTGATGGAGAATGTAAAAGGGTTGCTTTCAGCAAAAACGAAGGAAAGCTCTGTTTTTACCAAAATTCTTAATGATCTGTCAGATCCGGTAAAAATCTTCCCGCAAACCGGCACGGCTTCCCCTGACTCATCTGTATGCCCGGGGTACCGGATATATTCTCTGGTGGAGGAGCCGGCAAGCTATGATCTGAACTACAACCCTGTTTATAATCAGAAAAATTTTGTCATTCAGGCTGAAAAATACGGTATACCCCAAACCAGACACCGGGTTATTCTTTTAGGGGTCAGAAAGGACATTAACTTTTACCCCGGAACTCTGAAGAAGGTGGATGAAGTGGCAATAGCGCAGGTTCTGCATGATCTGCCCGGTTTACGAAGTGGCTTGTCAAAGCAAAAGGATAACCTTGAGGCTTGGAGAACAGCCATCAGTGGTGTGAATCTGGAATCAGTATTTCCAAATGCAGAAAGTTGTCTAATTGATGAAATTAAGTATCAGGTAAAGAAAATCAGGGAAGCTGTTGCCGAAACCGGTACAGAATTTCTTCTTTGTGACAAAGCTGAGATCGGATATGAAAAAGAATGGTTCACTGACTCCAGGATTGGGGGAGTATGCAACCATTCAGCCAGAGGGCATATGAACAGTGACCTACTGAGATACCTGTTTGTCTCCAGTTTTGCCAGAGTATACCAGAGATCACCTAAGCTGGAGGATTTTCCTGTTGAGTTGCTTCCGGCGCATAAGAATGTAAAGGAGGGTATTGACGATAAAAAGTTTGCAGACAGATTCCGGGTACAGCTCTGGGATAAACCATCCAAGACAATTACCAGTCATATCTCCAAAGATGGCCATTACTATATTCATCCTGATCCGGTACAGTGCAGAAGCCTGACTGTGCGGGAAGCCGCGCGCATTCAGACTTTTCCAGATAATTATTTTTTCTGCGGTCCGAGAACTTCTCAGTTTATACAGGTCGGCAATGCGGTTCCGCCACTGCTTGCGAATAAAATTGCACGCCTTGTTTTGCCTGTTTTCAGTAAGCTGGAGAATGAGACAGCACTAAGCACCGGTTCAGATCCGGCAGTTACTTTAAGGGAAACGGTTGGAGTATAGCACGCTACACCCTTGGCGTAAAACATAGGGATAATAAAATTTTTGTTAGTATCCACTTTAAACTCATAATTTTTATATATTAGCAGAGCCTAGGACTTGAAGACATGCGGGTAGTACTGTTATAGCCCTACAGGCGCTTTTGGCTGCATTAATGCAAGCCAGTAGCTTGTCTTAAGCCGTAACACAGAACAAACTTACATTTCTTCAATGCTTGATTATTCTCAGATTGAGACAACACCTGCGGAGCCTGAAGCAGGGTCGATGATAGAGACCTTTCGTGCGATTGGTTACAATCTCGAAACAGCTATTGCCGATATCATCGACAACTCTATTTCTGCCGGCGCTAAAAATGTCTGGATAGATTTTGAATGGAAAGGTACTTCTACCTGGATTGCGATCAGGGATGATGGCAGCGGTATGAACAGTGAGGAGTTAATCAGGGCAATGCGCCCGGGCTCCAGAAACCCGAATGAAACACGTAGCATTCATGATCTTGGCCGTTTCGGCCTAGGACTTAAAACAGCGTCCTTTTCTCAGTGCAGGAATTTGTGCGTTATTTCTAAAAAGAAGGACTCTTGCCCTGTTTACTGGACTTGGGATTTAGATTTCGTAAACCGCTCTGGAAAATGGAATTTAATTAAGTACCTGCCGGATCCATTGTTCGAACTTCAGTTAAAGGATCAGGAATCAGGTACAATTGTTCTGTGGAATGATATTGACAGACTGGTAGCAGGGCTGACC
Protein-coding regions in this window:
- a CDS encoding site-specific integrase yields the protein MQDASTNIIIDTRRALKDGTFPVKLRVTYQRKQKYYPTGINLTIEDFEKMNSSRPGREFKGVKLKLEAQEQEAAQIISKLQSFSFEDFEKRIQRDGLPNEVFSAFDEAIARFRKAGRSATADNYMSARNSLRGFVSGKAYASRKGKTKTEIKALLQEEEENTLPLPFSRVTPGFLENYEEWMSREGRSATTVGIYLRPLRALFNEAIASGDVSQEQYPFGKRKYQIPAGVNVKKALGLGDIQKIFDYVPVTESEARGRDMWMFSYLCSGMNVKDMARLKYSQLTDGSITFIRSKTTRSTRHRQKSITVPLMPDAVEIIARWGKKPVVPESYIFPVLTAGLSPEEELAKVKQATKTINKYIKRIAAALGIEKDVTTYTARHSFSTVLKRSGVSTAFISEALGHSSEKTTQHYLDSFEDETKRQHLTNLTAFKK
- a CDS encoding helix-turn-helix domain-containing protein — translated: MLNFNEVLEKLNRLEQMLATQTAQTKPVLNFKDACEYMGVSSSFLYKLTGSRAIPHFCPNGKMLFFKREDLDAWMLRNPQSIRKT
- a CDS encoding DUF3987 domain-containing protein gives rise to the protein MSRSFFKKLNQEAQLNKLPFIPSELYSQLPSLLQQGIGRFEAEREKDVYFIGALTVLSGCLQGVHGIYDQKKVFPNLYSFISAPAASGKGVMAYAKILGKAWAKHLNSGSDKDGKQKHFFLPANSSSAAIVDNLNHTGGIGVIFETEADTLANSFKNDWGNFSDALRNGFHHEPITSCRKGESGFVAIDTPRISVGISGTPGQLLSIFPSAENGLYSRFTNYTFPYTPEWRDVSPKEGGVSHTDFFNEQSEKVLEMVLFSIANPSEFTLSKAQWKTFNDYFRRQQADTFRRLGLGAVCITRRLALMIYRIAMIISAVRRFESKSTDAPLACNEQDFNIAMSLAGILHRHSEYIYSLLPNTEYTSEDVAMRNFYDGLPPEFSRAEAIEVAKGLKLSTRCGDGYLKVLTEEGIFEKEKQGNYRKIELITA
- a CDS encoding helix-turn-helix domain-containing protein, with the translated sequence MKSEEELLKAIGDRLKEVRVQKGYTSYEDFALEHGLGRMQYWRMEKGVNLTMKSLIRVLTIHEMSLQEFFSKGF
- a CDS encoding NUDIX hydrolase; translated protein: MKVIDKLAWLEIKDEKILSTRSRGRTKYYIPGGKRESGESDMEALAREIKEELNIELIEDTVRFAGVFQAQADSHAEGIQVKMTCYKSSYKGTISPSGEIEEVIWLTYRDRSLVSPVDQLIFDWLKERKQIQ
- a CDS encoding very short patch repair endonuclease; the encoded protein is MSRIKGKDTKPEMVVRKFLHAKGLRYRLHDKKLPGKPDVVLPKYKTIVNIHGCFWHGHEGCRYYVIPKTRTEWWQHKINRNRELDQQNLSKLIQEGWKVLTIFECELKPKVRAGTLDRLLEQIRFENSGN
- a CDS encoding DNA cytosine methyltransferase — encoded protein: MKIPVIDIFAGPGGLGEGFSALLNAEGTRAFDIALSVEKEEAAHQTLTLRSFFRQFEPGTVPEDYYSFVKGEITIQELYRRWPQQASLAKEEAWLATLGDGEDAVPFEEVDSRIKNALKGHKNWLLIGGPPCQAYSIVGRSRRKDSILDEEKDVRVGLYRQYLRILAVHNPAVFVMENVKGLLSAKTKESSVFTKILNDLSDPVKIFPQTGTASPDSSVCPGYRIYSLVEEPASYDLNYNPVYNQKNFVIQAEKYGIPQTRHRVILLGVRKDINFYPGTLKKVDEVAIAQVLHDLPGLRSGLSKQKDNLEAWRTAISGVNLESVFPNAESCLIDEIKYQVKKIREAVAETGTEFLLCDKAEIGYEKEWFTDSRIGGVCNHSARGHMNSDLLRYLFVSSFARVYQRSPKLEDFPVELLPAHKNVKEGIDDKKFADRFRVQLWDKPSKTITSHISKDGHYYIHPDPVQCRSLTVREAARIQTFPDNYFFCGPRTSQFIQVGNAVPPLLANKIARLVLPVFSKLENETALSTGSDPAVTLRETVGV